A stretch of DNA from Candidatus Desulfatibia profunda:
CAAAACCGATGCCATTGATAACCTGTTGCTTTTTCTTCAAAAAGTCATAAAGGAATCCGGTGCCGGCATCGCAGCCTTCAAGCCGGTCATCGACGAAACCTTTCATCAGATAAGAAGCTGTCAGGATGAAGATTTCTTCCTGTTTATTAAGAGTTATTATCAAATTAAAAAACTGGCGGAAGCGTTTCTCAACTGTTCGACAGGAGTTGTCACAGACTACAAGGCATTGAATTTGCTTTTGATAAAGTATTTCAAGCATACGTATTTGCACTGGTTGAGCGAGGAAGACCCCCAGGACTGGTTTGTAAAAGAGACCGGCAACATTGATAACCCCAAAATGATAAACCGTTTTTTTAAAAACATCTCCCATCAGCAAGTCCGACATTTTATGTCAGAACTCGAAGATATCGCCGGGTCTCAAAACACTGTGTCTGAAGATGTTCTGAAACGACTCCTGGTGCTGCCCGGTTATAACCAGTTTGTGGAAACCTACCGGGAAATTCCTCAAAGACTTCTCAATGAAAGTGCAGATGATGGCCGCGGCCAACACTGGAAACTGATCTTTCTTTTTCATATCATGAATATTTCCGGGCTGTCGATGATCCATGAGGAAGCATTAAGGGAGATCAACCGGACCATGAGTTGGATCATCGGGCATGAGGATTACAAAAATGTTCAGAAATTGATCCAGCAAACCTTTTCCATTTTAAAAGCCCGTACCGGAGAGTTCCCTGCTACGGCGTTGAACTGCGTATTGAATATGGGAAAGGCGGTTTACAAGACCGATGATAGTGATCTGGTCAATTTTTTTATCGACTCGGTTATCGATTTGGGTTTTCAAGCACCGATGATTGGAGGCGTCGGCAATGACTGGCAAATCAAGGTCAACCACGCCCATATCCTGAATATACGGGTATGGCTCGAACTGATTGAACTCAACCCCACCTGGTCCCCCCGGCTGCTTTCATACCTGATCATTCATCTTTCCCTGTGTGGTGTCTTTATCAAGGATACCGACCTTTTTCCCCGGGATATCACCCAGTTTTTAAACAGCGGCATTGCCCCGGTATACAATCTTGCCAAGCAACTTGCGCGCCTGTTTCCGGTATATTTTAACGACATCGGTGCCGAAGGAAAACTGAGGGATATCTCAACGCGCATTGACGAAATCACCCATCGAAAAGATCGGCTCGTCCATTTTTTACGAAAGCAAAGTCACGTTGAAAGCAGCAATCTGATTATCGATTTTATGGAAGCAATCTTTGAATTCTGGAAAACCAAGGACAAAACCCTGGTCGAGCCTTTTGTGCCTCCCGATATTTACAGTCAGATCGATGCTCAGGGACTTTATATCGACGGTGTGCACGCGGCCATTTCATTTTTAAGCGCCAAGGGCGTCTCTTTGCCGCAAGATCTGATTACCCTTAAAGAAGATGAAGTCGGACACCTTTTGGATCAGGTTTCGGATATATCCGAAATTGATAGGGAAAGGGTTCAGATGGCGATAGCTTTATACAAACTTCTGCATCAGAAATATCATCTTGATTTCGTCGAATTGGACCATTACCTGGCGCAACTCAAGGCCGAAGCCTTTCCCGAGCTGGGTCGTTTGCAGGATGCCCTGGCCGAACCGGATTTAAAGAAAAAAATTTACTGGCTGATCGACTACCTGGAGCAGTTAAAAGCTTTGATTCTTTCCCCCCGGACATACGAAATCAAGGAAGACATCTATAAAAAAAGGCATTTTACCGTGGACATACCTTCCATGTATGGAAGTTACCATGAAATGAAATTTGACGCCCTGGGACTTGCTTTTCGAATAGAATCCCTACTCAATGTTCTTTTTGAAGAACTTGTCGAAGACATTGATCTTAGCCTGATTACCAAGGCCACTTTTTTTCAGATTTATGATCGACTGCGGCTGTTTGACAAAGCCTTGAAGCTCGACGGCATATCTTTAGTGGAAATGCAGAGCCAGCTCGAACTTCTGGCCCATTCATTAAAGTTCAAAGGCTTTAGCTTCACCCAGTATCTGGATATTTTCAAAGGTTTTTCCCAGGCCGTAAAAAATATCATCAATGACCACTTTCACAACATTCACGAAGCCAACCTGAACCGGATTCTGTCTCAGATACCGGTCGACCAGATTCTGCCGAAATACCTTCCCTATAATGGTACCTTCGGCCACGAAAAACTCATGCACCGGGTAACGGAAATCTTTTTCCGGGAGCGAATCGCCCTGTCCCTGGGGCTTCAGCAATTGGATCGATTTTTAAGCCGGATCCTCAAAACCCTTTTTCACCAGGCCGACAAGCTTCCCGGCAATCAGCTCCAGTTGCTTTTAAATTATGATCCCCAGCGAATCATGACGACGATTGAAAAACCCAGCGAGAGAATTTCCGAAATCATTCATCTGGGGAGCAAGGGGCTGAACATGGTAAAGCTGAAACAATACGGCCTGCCCGTGCCTCCGGGGTTTATCATTACAACCGAAGCCTTTCGCTACCGCGAGATTATCGACAATTATCCGCCGGCCCTGGAGAACTACAAAGAACAGATCGCCGGCCAGATATCGATTCTGGAAAAGCTTAGCGGCAAAAAATTTGGAAACCCTAAGAATCCTTTGCTTTTTTCCGTTAGAAGCGGGGCCGCCATTTCACAGCCGGGGATGATGGATACGTTCCTGGATGTGGGCATCAACGAAGAGATCGCCGCCGGCATCGCCGAGCGAACCGGTAACACCTGGTTTGCCTGGGACAGCTATCGGAGGTTTCTGCAATGTTACGGCATGTCGTTCGACCTTGACAGGAATGTTTTTGATGCAATCATCAGCGATTTCAAGCGCAAAGCAGGCATTCCGTATAAAAAGGGATTTACCGGCGAGCAGATGAAACAAGTCGCATTGGCCTACAAGGAAAGGATACTGGATGAAGGGATTGACATTGTCGAAAGTCCCTTTGATCAGCTTCTCATGACCATCAAAATAGTTTTCAGCTCCTGGTATTCAGCCAAAGCGCAAACCTATCGAAAAATTATGGGCATATCCGATGACTGGGGCACGGCCGTTACGGTCCAGGAAATGGTTTTCGGCAATATTTCGCAGCAATCCGGCACCGGTGTTTTCTTTACCCATAACCCCAGATGGTCGGGGGATATTTTGAAGCTGTGGGGCGATTTTACCCTTGAAAATCAAGGTGAAGATGTGGTTTCGGGGCTGGTCAAGACCATGCCGATTTCAGTTGCGCAGCAGGAAATCGAAGAAAGGGATACCGACATAACCCTTGAAACCCATTTTCCTGAAATCTATACAACCATGAAAGAATGGGCCTATGAACTTATCTATGAAAAGGGCTGGAGTCCCCAGGAAATGGAGTTCACCTTTGAGAGTCCTTCCAAAAAAGATCTGTATCTGCTTCAGACCAGAGACATGGCCATCAGAGAGCGCAAAAAGGTGTTGACGTTCGATCCTGAAGAAAAAACAAAAGAACGGTTTTTAGGGCACGGTATCGGTGTCAGCGGCGGGGCCATGAGCGGACGAATTGTTTTCAGCCTGCAGGAGATCGATAGATGGAGAGCTCAGGAACCCGACACATCCTTGATTCTTGTCAGGGGGGATACCGTTCCTGACGATATCCGCGAAATATATGCTGCCGACGGCCTTTTGACCGCGCGGGGCGGAGCAACTTCCCATGCGGCCGTGGTGGCCCACAGGCTT
This window harbors:
- a CDS encoding pyruvate, phosphate dikinase, which gives rise to MVKSKALEVNIADYHVDVAIDEKYSIIQEVMSRYYGLTEGLNTFLKELSHPYKNWQFIVQEARGYALNYFHLLKSHPLGPDAAGLLVEIFTSAINHSGSIQVKTDAIDNLLLFLQKVIKESGAGIAAFKPVIDETFHQIRSCQDEDFFLFIKSYYQIKKLAEAFLNCSTGVVTDYKALNLLLIKYFKHTYLHWLSEEDPQDWFVKETGNIDNPKMINRFFKNISHQQVRHFMSELEDIAGSQNTVSEDVLKRLLVLPGYNQFVETYREIPQRLLNESADDGRGQHWKLIFLFHIMNISGLSMIHEEALREINRTMSWIIGHEDYKNVQKLIQQTFSILKARTGEFPATALNCVLNMGKAVYKTDDSDLVNFFIDSVIDLGFQAPMIGGVGNDWQIKVNHAHILNIRVWLELIELNPTWSPRLLSYLIIHLSLCGVFIKDTDLFPRDITQFLNSGIAPVYNLAKQLARLFPVYFNDIGAEGKLRDISTRIDEITHRKDRLVHFLRKQSHVESSNLIIDFMEAIFEFWKTKDKTLVEPFVPPDIYSQIDAQGLYIDGVHAAISFLSAKGVSLPQDLITLKEDEVGHLLDQVSDISEIDRERVQMAIALYKLLHQKYHLDFVELDHYLAQLKAEAFPELGRLQDALAEPDLKKKIYWLIDYLEQLKALILSPRTYEIKEDIYKKRHFTVDIPSMYGSYHEMKFDALGLAFRIESLLNVLFEELVEDIDLSLITKATFFQIYDRLRLFDKALKLDGISLVEMQSQLELLAHSLKFKGFSFTQYLDIFKGFSQAVKNIINDHFHNIHEANLNRILSQIPVDQILPKYLPYNGTFGHEKLMHRVTEIFFRERIALSLGLQQLDRFLSRILKTLFHQADKLPGNQLQLLLNYDPQRIMTTIEKPSERISEIIHLGSKGLNMVKLKQYGLPVPPGFIITTEAFRYREIIDNYPPALENYKEQIAGQISILEKLSGKKFGNPKNPLLFSVRSGAAISQPGMMDTFLDVGINEEIAAGIAERTGNTWFAWDSYRRFLQCYGMSFDLDRNVFDAIISDFKRKAGIPYKKGFTGEQMKQVALAYKERILDEGIDIVESPFDQLLMTIKIVFSSWYSAKAQTYRKIMGISDDWGTAVTVQEMVFGNISQQSGTGVFFTHNPRWSGDILKLWGDFTLENQGEDVVSGLVKTMPISVAQQEIEERDTDITLETHFPEIYTTMKEWAYELIYEKGWSPQEMEFTFESPSKKDLYLLQTRDMAIRERKKVLTFDPEEKTKERFLGHGIGVSGGAMSGRIVFSLQEIDRWRAQEPDTSLILVRGDTVPDDIREIYAADGLLTARGGATSHAAVVAHRLGKTCVVGCGNLLCNETKKNCLFNQVVFKSGDHISIDGRGGLVYRGLMKINEG